One region of Chrysemys picta bellii isolate R12L10 chromosome 21, ASM1138683v2, whole genome shotgun sequence genomic DNA includes:
- the LOC135976966 gene encoding fibrinogen-like protein 1-like protein isoform X1, which translates to MAARCPRLLLLTGLLALSAPVLTLEIHNLNILKGPTHAIRNFHPKHLKADQGKESLRRSRASDMRVAQAWPKDCSEITWNRVSGVFVIQPTGLHQFEVYCELNSTSEGWTVLQRNRHDTQITWAESWSTYKYGFGNVQDDYWLGTEYIYRIAKQKVYQVRFVIHDSSGTMKYADYNLFGLEDESKGYRLRLGSYTGTAGDAMAPNNPTTVHDNMKFSAKDLDQDTSSGNCASSSGGGWWYSACHSVRLNVKGSITWGSFCSGNCQASAILIKPASYC; encoded by the exons atgg CTGCCCGGTGCCCtcgtctcctgctcctcaccgGCCTGCTGGCCCTGTCAGCCCCAGTTCTCACCCTGGAAATACACAACCTGAACATCTTAAAGGGACCCACCCATGCAATCCGGAACTTCCACCCAAAGCACCTGAAGGCAG ATCAGGGGAAAGAGAGCCTCCGGCGCAGCAGAGCCAGTGACATGCGGGTAGCCCAGG CCTGGCCCAAGGACTGCAGCGAGATAACCTGGAACAGGGTCAGTGGCGTCTTCGTCATCCAGCCCACAGGACTCCATCAATTCGAGGTCTACTGTGAGCTGAACAGCACCAGTGAGGGCTGGACGGTCCTCCAGCGGAACCGGCACGACACACAGATCACCTGGgctgagtcctggagcacctacaagtacggctttggcaACGTGCAGGATGACTACTGGCTGGGGACGGAGTACATCTATCGGATCGCCAAGCAGAAGGTCTACCAGGTCAGGTTTGTCATCCACGATTCATCCGGCACCATGAAATACGCAGACTACAACCTCTTCGGTCTGGAAGACGAGTCCAAAGGCTACAGGCTGAGGCTGGGCTCTTACACTGGGACTGCAGGGGACGCCATGGCCCCAAACAATCCTACCACCGTGCATGACAACATGAAGTTCTCTGCTAAAGACCTGGATCAGGACACTTCCAGTGGGAACTGTGCGTCTAGCTCTGGTGGGGGCTGGTGGTACTCGGCTTGTCATTCTGTTCGACTGAACGTCAAAGGGAGCATCACTTGGGGTAGTTTCTGTAGTGGGAACTGCCAAGCCTCCGCCATCCTCATCAAACCAGCATCCTACTGTTag
- the LOC135976966 gene encoding fibrinogen-like protein 1-like protein isoform X2, translated as MAARCPRLLLLTGLLALSAPVLTLEIHNLNILKGPTHAIRNFHPKHLKAAWPKDCSEITWNRVSGVFVIQPTGLHQFEVYCELNSTSEGWTVLQRNRHDTQITWAESWSTYKYGFGNVQDDYWLGTEYIYRIAKQKVYQVRFVIHDSSGTMKYADYNLFGLEDESKGYRLRLGSYTGTAGDAMAPNNPTTVHDNMKFSAKDLDQDTSSGNCASSSGGGWWYSACHSVRLNVKGSITWGSFCSGNCQASAILIKPASYC; from the exons atgg CTGCCCGGTGCCCtcgtctcctgctcctcaccgGCCTGCTGGCCCTGTCAGCCCCAGTTCTCACCCTGGAAATACACAACCTGAACATCTTAAAGGGACCCACCCATGCAATCCGGAACTTCCACCCAAAGCACCTGAAGGCAG CCTGGCCCAAGGACTGCAGCGAGATAACCTGGAACAGGGTCAGTGGCGTCTTCGTCATCCAGCCCACAGGACTCCATCAATTCGAGGTCTACTGTGAGCTGAACAGCACCAGTGAGGGCTGGACGGTCCTCCAGCGGAACCGGCACGACACACAGATCACCTGGgctgagtcctggagcacctacaagtacggctttggcaACGTGCAGGATGACTACTGGCTGGGGACGGAGTACATCTATCGGATCGCCAAGCAGAAGGTCTACCAGGTCAGGTTTGTCATCCACGATTCATCCGGCACCATGAAATACGCAGACTACAACCTCTTCGGTCTGGAAGACGAGTCCAAAGGCTACAGGCTGAGGCTGGGCTCTTACACTGGGACTGCAGGGGACGCCATGGCCCCAAACAATCCTACCACCGTGCATGACAACATGAAGTTCTCTGCTAAAGACCTGGATCAGGACACTTCCAGTGGGAACTGTGCGTCTAGCTCTGGTGGGGGCTGGTGGTACTCGGCTTGTCATTCTGTTCGACTGAACGTCAAAGGGAGCATCACTTGGGGTAGTTTCTGTAGTGGGAACTGCCAAGCCTCCGCCATCCTCATCAAACCAGCATCCTACTGTTag